The Geobacter sp. AOG2 genome includes a window with the following:
- a CDS encoding OmpA family protein: MSLSKMLKAASFLVAVTSLGALSGCAHYEVNTGRGNVPGRYIRAEMQEADRAVEAARQAGKDKTCPAEFKAAEDARNKAYDVFRACHTEEGVALAKEATAKANALCPPQAVKEMPAPVIPAPAPAPAPAPPAPSSRLTIAPDSVMKGQPATLAWTSKNADKCAIQPDVGPVAPEGSQAITPQDTTTYTLTCNGEGGAAESTAHVAVIVPAPVPVPAKLCSPTVIDIKFDTGKADIKPRYHEELKKLADFLKEFPEARGVIEGYTDNVGGREMNIKLSQRRADSVRTYLIKHFGIASERIGAKGFGPDRPVADNKTAAGKQQNRRIESNFTCAGK, from the coding sequence ATGAGTCTGTCGAAAATGTTGAAGGCGGCATCTTTTCTTGTCGCGGTGACCTCATTGGGGGCGTTGTCCGGGTGTGCCCATTACGAAGTGAACACCGGCCGGGGTAATGTTCCGGGCCGCTATATCCGCGCCGAGATGCAGGAAGCGGATCGGGCCGTGGAGGCCGCGCGGCAGGCCGGAAAGGACAAGACCTGCCCCGCTGAATTCAAGGCTGCCGAGGATGCCAGGAACAAGGCCTATGATGTTTTCAGGGCATGTCACACCGAGGAGGGCGTGGCGCTGGCAAAAGAGGCAACGGCGAAAGCCAACGCCCTGTGTCCTCCCCAGGCGGTCAAGGAAATGCCCGCACCGGTTATCCCGGCTCCGGCTCCCGCCCCGGCCCCGGCGCCTCCTGCTCCTTCGAGCCGGTTGACCATAGCCCCCGATTCGGTGATGAAGGGCCAGCCGGCAACGCTCGCATGGACATCGAAGAACGCGGATAAATGCGCCATCCAGCCGGATGTGGGCCCGGTGGCCCCCGAGGGTTCCCAGGCGATAACGCCTCAGGACACGACCACCTATACCCTGACCTGCAACGGCGAGGGCGGTGCGGCTGAGAGCACGGCCCATGTTGCCGTGATCGTCCCCGCTCCCGTACCGGTCCCGGCCAAGCTGTGCAGCCCCACGGTCATCGATATCAAGTTCGATACGGGCAAAGCAGACATCAAACCCCGGTATCATGAAGAACTGAAAAAACTGGCCGATTTCCTCAAGGAGTTCCCCGAGGCCAGGGGCGTTATCGAGGGCTATACCGACAACGTCGGCGGGCGGGAAATGAACATTAAGCTCTCCCAGCGCCGCGCCGACAGCGTTCGCACGTATCTCATCAAGCATTTCGGGATAGCTTCGGAGCGCATCGGCGCCAAGGGTTTCGGTCCCGACAGGCCGGTTGCGGACAACAAGACCGCCGCGGGCAAACAGCAAAACCGCCGCATCGAGTCCAATTTCACCTGCGCAGGCAAGTAA
- a CDS encoding ABC transporter substrate-binding protein: MIRLMTYIAIAASFILGIGSGAASAAAKPVIPEGCREVVYSTNPQYPPYDWGIPGGFDGASIELLRMAMPPGLPLRPAVYPWKRVLYLAKQGEIDLVVSLRITPERSRYLVFAPHRAFPNPIVVFARKDRKFPYASRHDLKGLRGGISAGDTFGGGFDEYWRASLTVEEAPTMRENFQKLDSGRIDYFVTSRYAGEAYLAKFPPAHVIVPLSPAISSFDIHFGFSKRSACAPLAEYVSRRLAELDGAGTPERLLQKYLQRYRGSAPDVPGHPAMPGGK; encoded by the coding sequence ATGATCCGGCTGATGACGTACATAGCCATTGCGGCCTCGTTCATCCTGGGTATCGGGTCCGGGGCGGCGTCCGCCGCCGCAAAGCCGGTTATCCCCGAGGGGTGCCGCGAGGTGGTCTATTCGACCAATCCCCAGTACCCCCCCTATGACTGGGGAATCCCCGGCGGGTTCGACGGGGCGAGCATCGAACTGCTCAGGATGGCCATGCCGCCGGGACTGCCCCTGAGACCGGCGGTCTACCCCTGGAAGCGCGTCCTGTATCTGGCCAAACAGGGGGAGATAGACCTGGTGGTCAGCCTGCGGATCACCCCCGAACGGTCCCGCTACCTCGTGTTCGCCCCCCACCGGGCCTTCCCGAACCCCATCGTCGTCTTTGCGCGCAAGGACCGGAAGTTCCCTTATGCCTCCCGGCACGACCTGAAAGGGCTGCGGGGGGGCATCAGCGCGGGCGATACGTTCGGCGGCGGTTTCGACGAGTATTGGCGTGCATCCCTGACCGTGGAGGAAGCCCCCACCATGCGTGAAAATTTCCAAAAACTGGACAGCGGGCGGATCGATTATTTCGTCACCAGCCGTTATGCCGGGGAGGCGTATCTGGCAAAGTTCCCGCCGGCGCATGTGATCGTCCCCCTGTCCCCGGCCATATCGTCGTTCGATATCCATTTCGGTTTCAGCAAGCGCTCCGCCTGCGCACCGCTTGCGGAGTACGTGAGCCGGCGGCTTGCGGAACTCGATGGCGCGGGAACGCCCGAAAGGCTCCTGCAAAAGTATTTGCAACGTTATCGCGGCTCGGCGCCGGATGTTCCCGGACATCCGGCCATGCCTGGAGGGAAGTGA
- a CDS encoding PAS domain-containing sensor histidine kinase, protein MPPLKRSLTVQVIAALVVSTTFILSVYAVVRSHLHRSQETAALDARLAVTAEQLQTAAASALWNFDLNQLDRVLDGGMKDTTLTGIVVKSGGKVYARTRNDDWEPVSREPAANTAGHISHTEDIVYAGHALGTMTLSATTRFMNDRLKSDNYALAANILLMDLVLIASLYLLLNRIILRPLRTLETCAVSVCNGDKEGADLGRFSFSGEMEVLRSSMENMVTLLESRYAELQQEARRFSESENRFRSLMDTIPDLIWLKDADGVYLSCNRPFERLYGAREADIVGKTDYDFVDKELADFFREHDRKAAAAGGPSSNEEWVTFADTGQRALLYTTKIPMYDDGGVLIGILGVGRDIGEIRRGEEERAKLEGQLHQAQRIESVGRLAGGVAHDFNNMLSVILGYTSLALREVDPDRPLHAKLEEICKAAEHSADLTRQLLAFARKQTICPKVVDLNETVGGMLNMLQRLIGEEIQLTWRPAADLRPVKADPSQIDQILANLCVNARDSISGMGTIDIATKNCVIDEHYCAHNPDAAPGEYVAITVLDSGCGMDKETLEHIFEPFFTTKGVGEGTGLGLATVYGAVKQNGGFVTVYSEPGMGTKFTIHLPRHVGEAGQAPQDAVEAELPGGRETILLVEDEPAILEMAAMILSSLGYTVLQANLPGEAIRVAGESGGEIHLLMTDVVMPEMNGRDLAQSLQTLHPHLRCLFTSGYTADVIAPHGVLDPGVHFIQKPFTLSDLAVKVREALDG, encoded by the coding sequence ATGCCCCCCTTGAAGCGTTCCCTGACGGTCCAGGTGATCGCCGCGCTGGTGGTGAGCACGACCTTCATCCTGTCGGTCTATGCGGTCGTGCGTTCCCATCTGCACCGCAGCCAGGAGACGGCGGCGCTCGACGCCCGGCTCGCCGTGACGGCGGAGCAGCTTCAGACCGCGGCGGCCTCGGCCTTGTGGAATTTCGACCTGAACCAGCTCGACCGGGTGCTGGACGGGGGGATGAAGGACACGACGCTGACCGGGATCGTGGTGAAATCGGGCGGCAAGGTGTACGCCAGGACGCGGAACGACGACTGGGAGCCGGTTTCCCGCGAGCCTGCCGCAAACACGGCCGGGCACATCTCCCATACCGAGGATATCGTCTATGCCGGGCATGCCCTGGGGACCATGACCCTCTCTGCCACCACCCGGTTCATGAACGACAGGCTTAAAAGCGACAATTATGCTCTGGCCGCCAACATCCTGCTGATGGACCTGGTCCTGATCGCCTCCCTGTACCTGCTCCTGAACCGGATCATTCTCAGGCCGCTGAGAACCCTGGAAACCTGCGCCGTCTCCGTGTGTAACGGCGATAAGGAGGGGGCCGACCTGGGCCGTTTCTCCTTTAGCGGGGAGATGGAGGTGCTCCGTTCGTCCATGGAAAACATGGTCACGCTGCTGGAAAGCCGCTATGCCGAGCTTCAGCAGGAGGCCCGGCGTTTCAGCGAGAGCGAGAACCGCTTTCGCAGCCTGATGGATACCATCCCCGATCTGATCTGGCTGAAGGATGCCGACGGCGTGTACCTCTCCTGCAACCGGCCCTTCGAACGCCTCTACGGCGCCAGGGAGGCGGATATTGTCGGCAAGACCGACTACGACTTCGTGGACAAGGAGCTGGCCGACTTCTTCCGCGAGCACGACCGCAAGGCCGCGGCGGCGGGCGGTCCCAGCAGCAACGAGGAATGGGTCACGTTTGCCGACACCGGGCAGAGAGCCCTGCTGTACACCACGAAGATCCCCATGTACGACGATGGGGGCGTTTTGATCGGCATCCTGGGGGTCGGCCGGGATATCGGCGAGATCAGGCGGGGCGAGGAGGAGCGGGCCAAGCTGGAGGGCCAGCTCCACCAGGCCCAGCGGATCGAATCGGTGGGGCGCCTGGCGGGCGGCGTGGCCCATGATTTCAATAACATGCTGAGCGTCATTTTGGGCTATACCAGCCTCGCCCTCAGGGAAGTGGACCCGGACCGGCCGCTCCACGCCAAGCTGGAGGAGATCTGCAAGGCGGCGGAACATTCCGCCGACCTGACCCGGCAGCTTCTGGCCTTTGCCCGCAAACAGACCATATGCCCGAAGGTGGTGGACCTGAACGAAACCGTGGGCGGGATGCTCAACATGCTGCAACGGCTGATCGGCGAGGAGATCCAGCTCACCTGGCGGCCCGCGGCGGATCTCCGGCCCGTCAAGGCCGATCCGTCCCAGATCGATCAAATCCTGGCCAACCTGTGCGTCAATGCCCGCGATTCCATCTCCGGCATGGGCACGATCGACATCGCAACGAAAAACTGCGTCATCGACGAACACTACTGCGCCCATAACCCGGACGCAGCCCCCGGCGAGTATGTAGCCATCACCGTGCTCGACAGCGGCTGCGGCATGGACAAAGAGACCCTGGAGCACATCTTCGAACCGTTCTTCACAACCAAGGGGGTGGGGGAGGGGACCGGCCTCGGCCTGGCCACGGTGTACGGCGCCGTGAAGCAAAACGGCGGGTTCGTCACGGTCTACAGCGAACCGGGCATGGGAACGAAGTTCACGATCCATCTCCCCCGGCATGTGGGGGAAGCCGGGCAAGCCCCGCAGGATGCGGTGGAAGCGGAGTTGCCGGGCGGCCGGGAGACCATTTTGCTGGTGGAGGACGAACCGGCCATCCTGGAGATGGCCGCCATGATACTCTCCAGCCTGGGCTATACGGTGCTCCAGGCGAATCTGCCGGGCGAGGCCATCCGGGTCGCCGGGGAGAGCGGGGGGGAGATCCACCTGCTCATGACCGATGTGGTCATGCCGGAGATGAACGGCCGGGATCTGGCGCAGAGCCTTCAGACCCTGCACCCGCACCTCAGGTGCCTGTTCACGTCCGGCTATACCGCCGACGTGATCGCCCCCCACGGCGTGCTGGACCCCGGTGTCCATTTCATCCAGAAGCCGTTCACGCTGTCCGACCTGGCCGTAAAGGTGCGGGAAGCGCTGGACGGGTAG
- a CDS encoding glutaredoxin domain-containing protein has translation MRCPSCGYLRKPEDLAPEWQCPACQVVYEKAALKKAFEPANRGAFTSSARAVDPPREAGSWWGLKVVIVVALLGGLSYFGYAFFNNAAVTSETANGMVAASPVAAPDKTVLLYSRAGCGYCDKAREFLQRHGIDFEEIDVITSERGKDDFQKLGAAGTPILVVADSKVVGYDEAVLTEVLKSKGLWK, from the coding sequence ATGCGCTGCCCGAGCTGTGGTTACCTGCGGAAGCCGGAGGATCTGGCCCCGGAATGGCAATGTCCCGCCTGCCAGGTGGTGTATGAGAAGGCGGCGCTCAAGAAGGCGTTCGAGCCGGCGAACCGGGGGGCGTTTACCTCTTCCGCCCGAGCCGTCGATCCGCCGCGGGAGGCCGGGTCGTGGTGGGGCCTCAAGGTCGTGATCGTGGTGGCGCTCCTGGGTGGGCTCTCGTATTTCGGCTACGCCTTTTTCAACAACGCCGCCGTCACCAGCGAGACCGCCAACGGCATGGTGGCGGCCAGCCCCGTGGCGGCGCCGGACAAGACGGTGCTCCTCTATTCCCGCGCCGGGTGCGGTTATTGCGACAAGGCCCGGGAGTTCCTCCAGCGGCACGGGATCGACTTCGAGGAGATCGACGTCATCACCAGCGAGCGGGGGAAAGATGATTTCCAGAAACTGGGCGCGGCGGGCACGCCGATCCTGGTGGTGGCGGACAGCAAGGTGGTGGGGTACGACGAGGCGGTGCTGACGGAGGTGCTCAAGTCCAAGGGGCTGTGGAAGTGA
- a CDS encoding hybrid sensor histidine kinase/response regulator: MAETTATTKAMPFNRRDFIARLAAGVLAINLMVAGLAGFHLQRSRQQYENRATTQIQNLAQSLSITLDNLVDRANLAIFSVSQEAERQLRQGGIDGRSLNAYILRHKERLFELDGLRVANARGEIVYGDGVIPELRRSMATRDYFIYLRDHPRSDYVLTKPLFGLVSKKWVFEIVRRIDNPDGSFAGVVYAAISIDYLQKIFSSFDLGKDGVITLRDAELTVIARYPESHSIGSNTVSPQMRALVRAGRTSATYLSHGSIDTTARIFSYRKVDNYPLYVNVGRAPDVFMAPWRAEAKAITFLVAVFAAGTLMTARLMYRNRRREAETQAELLHHQECLEETVHKRTAELEAGNARLTGEIALRRQAEADLKRAAVIMDRMQDAVDWLSRDGTYLYVNDAACRMHGYSREEMLALSVWDVAPRFPSEAWPAHWEELKREGHLHFETVNRRRDGHEFPVEVSANYLEIDGREYNCAIIRDISERKAAEAERQTLMTQLGQSQKIESIGRLAGGIAHDFNNLLTPILVYAEMVRNRVPDGTRDAERLEGIIQAADKARMLTQQLLSFGRKQVLEMKILDLNKVIRAFHDILRRTIRENIAIHLHLAEGEYGIRADHNQVEQIIMNLAINAQDAMDDKGSIAIETAPVTLDDDYARLHAGVTPGRYLMLAVTDTGSGMSPETLDHLFEPFFTTKPVGKGTGLGLATVYGLVRQHEGHIWVYSEVGRGTVFKIYFPLADGAPAEEETPAADFGMVHAGDHAILLVEDNDMVRQLVCDLLNTCGCQVIVAEGPRQALALSAGRPVDLLLTDVVMPGMNGPELYRTLLETHNGLKVLYMSGYTDNAIVHHGVLDEGINFIQKPFTVKDLARKIDAVLRS; the protein is encoded by the coding sequence ATGGCCGAGACAACCGCCACGACAAAAGCCATGCCTTTCAACCGCCGCGACTTCATCGCCAGGCTTGCGGCCGGGGTGCTGGCCATCAACCTGATGGTTGCCGGACTGGCGGGATTTCACCTCCAACGGAGCCGGCAGCAGTACGAAAACCGCGCCACCACCCAGATCCAGAACCTTGCCCAATCCCTCAGCATCACCCTCGACAATCTCGTGGACCGGGCCAATCTGGCCATCTTCTCGGTGTCCCAGGAAGCGGAGCGGCAGCTCCGGCAGGGGGGCATCGACGGCCGCTCCCTGAACGCCTACATCCTCCGCCACAAGGAACGCCTGTTCGAGTTGGACGGCCTGAGGGTCGCCAACGCCCGCGGGGAGATCGTCTATGGCGACGGCGTGATACCCGAATTGCGCCGCAGCATGGCCACCCGCGACTACTTCATATACCTCAGGGACCATCCCCGGTCCGACTATGTCCTGACCAAGCCGCTGTTCGGCCTGGTGTCCAAAAAATGGGTCTTCGAGATCGTCCGGCGCATCGACAACCCGGACGGCAGCTTTGCCGGCGTCGTCTATGCCGCCATCTCCATAGATTACCTCCAGAAGATCTTTTCCTCCTTCGACCTGGGGAAAGACGGCGTCATCACCCTGCGCGACGCCGAGCTGACCGTCATCGCACGCTACCCGGAGTCGCACAGCATCGGCAGCAATACCGTATCCCCGCAGATGCGGGCGCTGGTCCGGGCGGGACGCACCTCCGCAACCTATCTGAGCCACGGCAGCATCGACACCACGGCGCGGATCTTCTCCTACCGCAAGGTGGACAACTATCCCCTGTACGTCAACGTGGGGCGCGCCCCCGACGTATTCATGGCCCCCTGGCGCGCCGAGGCCAAGGCCATAACCTTTCTGGTGGCGGTCTTTGCCGCGGGGACGCTGATGACGGCCCGGCTGATGTACCGCAACCGCAGGCGCGAAGCGGAAACCCAGGCCGAGTTGCTCCACCATCAGGAATGCCTGGAGGAGACGGTGCACAAGCGCACCGCCGAGCTGGAGGCCGGCAACGCCCGGCTCACCGGGGAGATCGCCCTGCGCAGGCAGGCGGAGGCCGATCTGAAGAGGGCGGCCGTCATCATGGACCGGATGCAGGACGCGGTGGACTGGCTCTCCCGGGACGGCACGTATCTCTACGTCAACGACGCCGCCTGCAGGATGCACGGGTACAGCCGCGAAGAGATGCTCGCCCTGTCGGTGTGGGATGTGGCCCCCCGGTTCCCGTCCGAGGCGTGGCCGGCCCACTGGGAGGAGTTGAAGCGGGAGGGACACCTTCATTTCGAGACCGTGAACCGGCGGCGGGACGGCCATGAGTTCCCGGTGGAGGTCTCGGCGAATTACCTGGAGATCGACGGCAGGGAATACAACTGCGCCATCATACGCGACATCTCGGAGCGCAAGGCGGCCGAGGCCGAGCGGCAGACCCTCATGACGCAACTGGGCCAGTCCCAGAAGATCGAATCCATCGGCCGTCTGGCCGGCGGCATCGCCCACGACTTCAACAACCTGCTGACGCCCATCCTGGTCTACGCCGAGATGGTCAGAAACCGCGTGCCGGACGGCACCCGCGACGCCGAACGGCTGGAGGGCATCATCCAGGCAGCCGACAAGGCCAGGATGCTCACCCAGCAACTCTTGAGCTTCGGCCGCAAGCAGGTCCTGGAGATGAAGATCCTGGACCTGAACAAGGTCATCCGCGCCTTCCACGACATCCTGCGCCGGACCATCCGGGAAAACATCGCCATCCACCTGCATCTGGCCGAGGGGGAGTACGGCATCCGCGCCGACCACAACCAGGTGGAGCAGATCATCATGAACCTGGCGATCAACGCCCAGGACGCCATGGACGACAAGGGTTCCATCGCCATCGAGACCGCGCCGGTGACCCTGGACGACGACTATGCCCGCCTGCATGCCGGCGTGACGCCGGGCCGGTACCTGATGCTCGCCGTTACCGACACCGGCAGCGGCATGTCCCCGGAAACCCTCGACCACCTGTTCGAGCCGTTCTTCACCACCAAGCCCGTGGGCAAGGGCACGGGCCTGGGGCTGGCCACGGTGTACGGCCTGGTCAGGCAGCATGAGGGGCACATCTGGGTCTACAGCGAGGTCGGCCGCGGCACGGTTTTCAAGATCTACTTCCCCCTGGCCGACGGGGCGCCGGCGGAGGAGGAAACACCCGCCGCCGACTTCGGGATGGTGCATGCCGGCGACCACGCCATCCTTCTGGTGGAGGACAACGACATGGTCCGGCAACTGGTGTGCGACCTGCTGAACACCTGCGGCTGCCAGGTGATCGTCGCGGAAGGCCCCCGGCAGGCGCTGGCCCTGAGCGCCGGCCGGCCGGTGGACCTGCTCCTGACCGACGTGGTCATGCCCGGCATGAACGGCCCGGAACTGTACCGCACGCTCCTGGAAACCCATAACGGCCTGAAGGTCCTGTACATGTCCGGCTACACCGACAACGCCATCGTCCACCACGGGGTGCTGGACGAGGGGATCAACTTCATCCAGAAGCCCTTCACCGTGAAAGACCTGGCCAGAAAGATCGACGCGGTGCTGCGGAGTTGA
- a CDS encoding sensor domain-containing diguanylate cyclase, with protein MQKRFALTFSAFLIVVFALIVWGFLSYSVRLTRDNIQKQQFAMTELIARSIDDKLGTYLATIAMISAEADPRILNDPEKARTFLENHRALLGIFDNGIYLFGTDYTLKAEVPVFEERRETRAVRLRAFLESVKKNNFPDISNPYLSPKTGTPAIAMASPVCGPDDVPRGFLVGSINLNEDYFVEELMGYKIGKTGYLYLFNTDRTMIIHPDKKRIMKRDVPPGANKLYDQAIRGFEGSGETINSRGVPQIVSFKRLRTVDWILASAYPQAEAYAPIRHLRSYLLGAAALVTLFSIVLVWLLTGRVTAGLASFTDQVRRIREHPEEGHEIRIEGSGEVNLLASAFNGLMGELDETHQQLEELTRTDHLTGLFNRRHLELEGPRLLTLAERENGASALLMVDVDRFKQVNDSYGHEAGDAVLVHIGVVLRKAVRPYDLVVRYGGEEFLVLLPLITTEEALEAAERIRRTIQDTPVCAAGDVLSVTTVSIGVYVAENIGDLQDAVARADEALYEAKKGGRNRVCLAPPAEPAPGAPPGLRG; from the coding sequence ATGCAAAAGAGGTTTGCGCTGACCTTCAGCGCTTTTCTGATCGTCGTCTTTGCGCTCATCGTGTGGGGTTTCCTCTCCTATTCGGTCCGTCTGACCCGCGACAACATCCAGAAACAGCAGTTCGCCATGACCGAGCTGATCGCCCGCAGCATCGACGACAAGCTGGGGACCTACCTGGCAACCATCGCCATGATATCTGCGGAGGCCGACCCCCGCATTCTCAACGACCCGGAAAAGGCCCGGACCTTCCTGGAAAATCACCGCGCCCTGCTCGGCATCTTCGACAACGGCATCTACCTGTTCGGCACCGACTACACCTTAAAGGCCGAGGTACCCGTCTTCGAGGAACGGCGGGAGACCAGGGCGGTGCGGTTGCGGGCGTTCCTGGAAAGCGTGAAAAAAAACAATTTCCCCGACATCTCCAATCCCTATCTCTCTCCCAAGACCGGAACCCCGGCCATCGCCATGGCCTCCCCGGTCTGCGGCCCCGACGACGTGCCGCGGGGCTTCCTGGTGGGGAGCATCAACCTGAACGAGGATTACTTCGTCGAAGAGCTCATGGGCTACAAGATCGGCAAGACCGGCTACCTGTACCTGTTCAACACCGACCGCACCATGATCATCCACCCGGACAAGAAACGCATCATGAAGCGGGACGTCCCGCCGGGCGCCAACAAACTCTACGACCAGGCCATCCGGGGGTTCGAGGGGAGCGGCGAGACCATCAACTCGCGGGGGGTTCCCCAGATCGTCTCGTTCAAGCGCCTGAGGACCGTGGACTGGATCCTGGCCAGCGCCTATCCCCAGGCCGAAGCCTACGCCCCCATCAGGCACCTGCGTTCCTACCTGCTCGGCGCCGCAGCCCTGGTCACCCTCTTCTCCATCGTCCTGGTGTGGCTGTTGACCGGAAGAGTCACCGCCGGCCTCGCCAGCTTCACCGACCAGGTCCGCCGCATCAGGGAACACCCCGAGGAGGGGCACGAGATCCGCATCGAGGGGAGCGGCGAGGTGAACCTTCTGGCCAGCGCCTTCAACGGCCTCATGGGGGAGCTGGACGAGACCCACCAGCAGCTTGAGGAGTTGACGCGCACCGACCACCTGACCGGGCTCTTCAACCGGCGCCACCTGGAACTGGAAGGGCCGCGGCTCTTGACCCTGGCCGAACGGGAAAACGGCGCAAGCGCCCTTTTGATGGTGGACGTGGACCGCTTCAAGCAGGTCAACGACAGCTACGGCCACGAGGCCGGGGATGCGGTCCTGGTCCATATCGGCGTGGTCCTGCGGAAAGCGGTGCGCCCCTACGACCTGGTGGTGCGTTACGGCGGCGAGGAATTCCTGGTGCTTTTGCCCCTGATCACGACGGAAGAGGCACTGGAAGCGGCGGAGCGCATCAGGCGCACCATCCAGGACACCCCCGTCTGCGCGGCCGGCGACGTCCTGTCCGTAACCACCGTCAGCATCGGGGTCTATGTTGCCGAAAATATTGGCGACCTTCAGGACGCCGTGGCCCGCGCCGACGAGGCGCTCTACGAAGCCAAGAAGGGCGGCCGCAACCGGGTCTGCCTGGCGCCGCCGGCGGAGCCGGCTCCCGGCGCCCCCCCCGGCCTCCGGGGATGA
- a CDS encoding EAL and HDOD domain-containing protein — MEYMIGRQAIVSRTEEVVAYELLFRTTQSPAWADVQDDVQATSNTIMHALSGFGTKSVMGRHRGFVNVDAELLMSDALEILPPSLFGLELLETMDITPQVIDRCRELKAKGYVLALDDHTYDPRFNELYDGVVSVVKIDMLETDLNALPAAMERLREYPVKLLAEKVDTTERYQECQRLGFDLFQGYVFSQPSVMKKRRWDGSASVIFKLMQQLTDDADLDEVERTIKESPPLVYKLLVLVNSISMGLRSKISSLRHAIVMIGLRQLRRWVQLAVFATDEDTCLNDPVMDLAAVRAVFLEELVKLTPLVRKDRHAPDEGYMIGILSILTKVFDISMEEILGNLHLPDEAIDALLRREGDYGRLLSLVELVENLEFEEAAERLEALEIPLLSVLDCQKKAYSWRFGV; from the coding sequence ATGGAATATATGATCGGCAGACAGGCCATCGTGAGCAGGACGGAGGAGGTCGTGGCCTACGAACTCCTGTTCAGGACGACCCAATCCCCGGCCTGGGCCGATGTGCAGGACGACGTCCAGGCAACGTCCAACACGATCATGCACGCCCTTTCCGGCTTCGGCACCAAATCCGTCATGGGGCGGCACCGGGGCTTCGTCAACGTGGACGCGGAACTGCTCATGAGCGACGCCCTGGAGATCCTGCCCCCCTCCCTGTTCGGGCTGGAACTGCTGGAAACCATGGACATCACCCCCCAGGTGATCGACCGCTGCCGCGAGCTCAAGGCCAAGGGATATGTTCTGGCCCTGGACGACCACACCTACGATCCCCGCTTCAACGAGCTGTACGACGGCGTGGTGAGCGTCGTAAAGATCGACATGCTGGAGACGGACCTGAACGCCCTGCCGGCCGCGATGGAGCGCCTCCGGGAGTATCCCGTGAAGCTCCTGGCGGAAAAGGTGGACACCACGGAACGCTATCAGGAGTGCCAGCGCCTGGGGTTCGACCTGTTCCAGGGGTATGTCTTCTCCCAGCCGTCGGTCATGAAGAAACGGCGCTGGGACGGCTCGGCCTCCGTCATCTTCAAGCTGATGCAGCAGCTTACCGACGACGCCGATCTGGACGAGGTGGAGCGGACCATCAAGGAAAGCCCGCCCCTGGTCTACAAACTCCTGGTCCTGGTCAACTCCATCTCCATGGGGCTGCGGTCCAAGATCTCCAGCCTCCGCCACGCCATCGTGATGATCGGGCTGCGGCAGCTCAGGCGCTGGGTCCAACTGGCGGTCTTCGCCACGGACGAGGATACCTGCCTGAACGACCCGGTTATGGACCTGGCCGCGGTGCGGGCGGTGTTCCTGGAAGAGCTGGTGAAGCTGACCCCCCTGGTGCGCAAGGACCGCCATGCCCCGGACGAGGGATACATGATCGGCATCCTGTCCATCCTCACCAAGGTGTTCGACATCTCCATGGAGGAGATCCTGGGGAACCTGCACCTGCCCGACGAGGCCATCGACGCCCTGTTGCGCCGGGAAGGGGATTACGGCCGCCTGCTCAGCCTGGTGGAACTGGTGGAAAACCTGGAGTTCGAGGAGGCCGCCGAACGCCTGGAAGCGCTCGAGATACCGCTTCTGTCGGTGCTGGACTGCCAGAAGAAGGCCTATAGCTGGCGTTTCGGGGTGTAA